The following DNA comes from Triticum aestivum cultivar Chinese Spring chromosome 3D, IWGSC CS RefSeq v2.1, whole genome shotgun sequence.
CGGGAGGCTCGGCTTGACTCGGCAGTTCCGTTGCTCTCCTCGGAGACGGCGGTGGTGGTCTCTGGCGTCGACTGgagctgtggcggcggcggcggcggcaccgcaaGAAATTGGAGCTCGGATTCGAGTGGTTTCGAGGACTGCGAACTCGGGTCGAGGTGCGGTGGAGCGCCTCCATTCATGCAGGGATCGAGAGGCCGCGCGGGGCTACACGGCGAGGCGGTGCTCGGGCCGGACTCCGCCATGGAGGTGGACACCGGCTCGGGGTCGGGGATGACACGCCGGTCCGGGCGTCAGCGGGAGAGGGGGTATGGTTCAATGACGGGTGGGATCAAGGGCTGGCGTCATTGCTGACGTGCGCGCTTGGGGACGGGCTCGGTCTTCCTGGCCAGGGCCTGCTGGGTTGCAACTGCGCGCGCAGCGCTCTTCACACCAGGCTCAAACCTAGCGAGCAGCCCAGTACATTCAGCCCACTGACGGCCCACGACCCCACCCTTATCACCTCATCCTCTTTCCCCTGCGCAGAGTGTCTGCTGCCGTTGCTGGCTTGCTGCTGCTGCGTTTCTCCGAGCGACAGAAATGGCGTTCACGCTGGTGGGAGCCTTCAAGGGCCTGTCCctcgcgtcctcctcctccttcctccgcgGCGACCGCGCCGCGCTCCCCGGCAGCGCCACCGGGGGCGTGGGCGTGGCGACGCTGCCGGCGCGCGGGCTGACCATCCAGATGGCGCACAAGAAGGGGGCCGGGAGCACCAAGAACGGCAGGGACTCCAAGGGCCAGCGCCTCGGGGTCAAGATTTACGGCGACCAGCTCGCCAAGCCCGGCGCCATCATCATCCGCCAGCGCGGCACCAAGGTCTCCCTCTCTGCTCCTGTCTGTCTGTACGGCCTGTCTATTCTCCCTCCCGCTTGCTCCTGTCAGTGAGTAATAAGGCGTTTCTGTATGGCGAGCAATGGTGAATTGCGGTGAAATGCTAGTGTATACAAAACTAAAAACTAAATGCCGTGCTGTACTTCAGACCACGAAATCGATTTTAAATAGGAGGAGGGGATTTGTGGAGATTGGATTGGGGTGACAAGAGTGTGTGTTCTAAAGGTCAGGGAATGACAGGGCTTAGATTGGGTACGTTTGTTTGTGTCCTGCTGCCTCTGGCACTGTCCACATTTTCAGTTCTGTCTGTCAGACCGCGCTGAAATCAGAGACTATGAAGTGGAGTACTTATTTAGAGTCCAATGTTGGGTTCCTGCTTTAGCTGTATATATACTACTTGAAGCTCCATCCATTCATTTTAAAAAGAAATGGCATCTGTGATCTGTGGTCACTGGTCAGCCGATCATTTTGCAGGTAGCAGGTTAGAAGCTGCTATATTCATGTTCACTTGGTTGAATGCTTGCTTCATACATGTGAATGGCATGACTATTCATTCTTTAAATAAAAACATGACAATGACCATGTTATAAATATCGTCTTAGAGGAAGGATCATTTTTATGGCTACGTCAATTGTTTCATGGCTGCATGTAGTACAAGCTTAGAAGCATGGTGGCCTCTAGTCACGCTCTTTCAGAAGCCGTGGGTACTGATAAATACAAGACTACAGGTCTAAATTCTGCAATGGCAGCGAATAcaacctccgtcccaaattacttgtcttagatttgtctagatacggtgATGTTATCTGTTTCCAGTGATGTTCGGCTTGCAAATGCAATTTTCTTCCCAACTCTTTGTGCTATTTTCCTGAACTGTGAGTTTAACATGACTTTTGGTCTTTTGACACCATGCATTATTCTGGATTTATGCATGTTATGGGTGATAGAGGATTTCTGTCACTTGTACATTTTTATAAAGTATGTTGGTGTATGAAAAGTGCGCATTTTGTAAGTCACTGACAAAATGTGTCTTTatgttttgtgtcttcttaattacATGTATGTTGAACATTTCAGGTCTATCCTGGAAATAATGTTGGAATGGGCAAGGATCACACCCTCTTTTCCTTGATTGATGGACTTGTCAAGTTTGAGAAATATGGACCAGACAGGAAAAAGGTCAGGGTCACTAGTTTTACTGGATCTAATTGGTTTCTGGGGGATACCAGATATCTGAATATCCAGTTGTTTCTTTTACAGGTAAGCGTCTACCCATATGAGAAACAGCCTGAGAACCCAAACAGTTACAGAGCAAGGAAGAGAGAGAACTTCCGCTTGCAGCGCGAACGCTTGAAAGCCAGAGCAGAGGGAACTTATGAACCAGAATTGGTGTTGGCAGCTGCAGATGCAAGTGTTGAGGTCAATGCAGACTGCTGATAGGTTTACTGTAATGTACTTCTCTTTTTACACAATACATGCTTGACAAATCTTTCTCGAATGTAAATCATCAACTGCAAGATGAATGCAAGTCCAGCACTCCAGCTTCATTTTTAATTTTAGCTGTGTCCTGTCTATGTTGTGTGTTTTCGGGATATTACACTTCCGTGACCAGGTAGGCCAACTTCCCACAAACTCCACGTAATATTGTGATGGTGCCAATGCATCGCAACAATCATTACTGGGGCGTGTTATGTGGTTCAGGTCGTATTAGGAGCGACTTTCCAGAGGCTCTCTTTGCAGAAAAGTTTCTTTTGGTGTGTAGGGATGTAAACGGTTTTAGGCTAGTTGGTGCATGCAAGACAACCAGGTTCCCTGCATTTATCTGTATCTATTATCACTACTCTGGAGACAACATAAATTTCTGCTAAAGTAAATTAATTTGTAAATATTTACTTACTTAGAGATGGTACATTAGATTTGGCGAATGCAAAAAGGCAAAAAAATGTAGCACATACTAATTCTGCTTGACCAcctggagaggggggggggggcaaatacGCCTCAGTATTAGAGACAAAACAAGGAAGTTTAGGTTCTGTTTTATGGAACCTTATGGATTAGGTGCTGATTATCTATCCAACAAAGAAATATAGTAAGGAGCATTTGTATAATGTTTTGGCCCCTCTTTTGTGTCTCATAGGGCAGCAAATACGCCATACGCCTAATTATTAGAGAGAAAACAAGGATGTTTAGGTTTTGTTTTATGGAACCTTATGGATTAGGTGCTGATTATCTGTCCAACAAAGAAATATAGAAGGGGCATTTCTATAGTGCCATGGCCCCTCTTTGTGTCTCATGGTTTAGTCTATCAGCCGTCTCACTTTTGCTGAGGCAAAGCATGGAGGAGCATGATTGGGCTCAGGTGGGCTTTTTGTCAAATAAAATTGGCCTACTAAAGGGTAGATGGGACCCTTTTCTTGCCCTCTCGACTCTAAGGCCACAAGTCTTCATCAAAGAAACACAATACAAAGAAAAGGAAAGGGCAATGGAATCAAGAAGCATGATCTTTGTTTGCTCTCTCTTCTCTGTGCCATCCTATAACCCAGGAGCTAGCAGCAATGGTGAATGGTGGTGCcaaggcaagcattattgagagcCCACCATGTTATTCGACAAGCTTTGTGCAAGTTGGATGATGGAGAGGGGCACAAAGTATGTCAATTACTGGATCTTTTTTCTCTTTCAATGTCCCCATATGCTCCTCGCGTGTGGAATCTTGGAAAGGAATCGGTATTGGCATTGCATGGTGCCAATAAGTCTAAAATCATGTGTCGTGGTCTCTTTTGACACCCAAAGATTACCATGCTGACAGGGCCTATTAACACAGTATTGGGAGCCATCTGACCCATTTTAAGTCACAGTTTGTTTTCCCAGTTACATATGCCGATGATAATGATGCAACTTGCAGAATAAAATACTGCTTCATTACCCTCACCCTTGGCATCAAAGTTCACTAAAGTAATGCAAGAATATGATCTGTCGCCATACATTGGGTCAATAACCTTAGGAGACCAATAACTTCAGATGAGTTAAGCATGTGCAGTGTCTGAAATGGCTGTACTGCAGATTCACTGAGCACTTGGTGCCATCTCTTTATCTCTTGTCACATTTCTAGGACCTTTCAAATGTTCTTTTCATGATGGTTGATTTCTAAAATGCATATCCATCGGTGATTTTGCGTGATCTACTTTGTTGAGTGGAATATTACTGAGATCTAACGTATTATCCATATATTTTTTCTCACAAATGTCAGAATTGGCCTGGCAAGTTTGAGTTTTTCTACTATGATTCTGTAAACCAAATTCATGAAAATGGTTGTTTGTTCATGGTGTAGAAGACAGTGTTAACCTGTTAGATGCAGCTTTATTGAATTAATTTCAGTCATTTCTTGCTGACAGTAATACGTAGTGGGCATAAAAACTAAAACCCATACATATTTTTTTGCAAGAATCCCATTTGCATAATTCCATTTGTTTGCTGTATAGAGCTGCTTAACACTGGATTTTTAGTGTAAAACTACAAATAAGGAATGAGATGAAGAATTCCTTGATGTGACCCTGTCTATTTTCTTGAAACTACATAAGTCCCCCTAGATAATGTATATAACAAAGTGTAGATACGGACTTGCAGCCTTGCACCAATAGCTAAAGCACTTGAAGAATCATCTGTTAGGTGCAGATCCTGCGTACGAAGCTCGTGAGATCTCAAGGATCTTCTAATTTGGGAATGGAACTTCTCTGCATTGCTGAAAGAGCCTTGTTCGTCTAAAGAGAGCGGGCAAAGCTAATTATCAAGAAAGCACTTCCAACCTTCACCCCATGAATGGACTTCAAGAGAGAACTTTGTGTTCCAGGGTAGGAGAGCAGCAATGGAATCATCCAGCCATCACCCATGCAGCCATGCTTACCTCAAGTTCTTCCTTTTCACACAGACTCCACACTCCACACCACATAATAGTAAAGCTGAGATGGATCCACCAACTGCTAATAataatcttttgtcaagcattgGGCTCCTTTTATCTGCTCAATTATGAGCCTAAAGCGCATTTTGCTGGTGTGGAGGCCATAATTCCAGAACCATTCCTGTCTTGCAATGCATGCCATATTGCCATGACAGGCAAAGTGCAGGGACAAAGAAACACCTTTGTGGTGCCTACTTGGTGGCTTGCCCAATGCCCAAGAGTCAAGACTGATCAGTTACACACTGGCACACTTGGACTCAATTAACAGGCACTTCACCAGTCTTGTTAAAGAGAGAAGCTGGGTCCTTGGGAAGGAGATAATGGGCACTACTGCTCTGCACTAGTGTTTGTTGGACTGGACTGAAGTGAGCCTAACCCAGTCTTTCCTTAGCCATCAAGTCTTCGGTTATTTGCAACTTGCAGACTGCTTTGGTATAAGACGACAAGTTTGTGTTGGATGTTCCGTGTTCGAACGGTTTGCTGATGCAATGGTTGTAGACAGAAAACATCATTTCTATGAAATTAGGAGAGTATACGGTTCTCAGTCCTCACCTCCTCAGTTTCCCTTTGATTTGATATAGAAACACAAGATCTCAGGATCTAACTTGAACTCCTTGTGTTGCATTAGTTTACTAAAGGAAAATATGGAACATGGTTACTAAAAGGCTATATAGTTCAGATGGTCCTAGTGCAAACATATTCTGGTAGAAACTTTTTAGCATGGTAGACTGTTGTGTATTAATCTTGGCTTCTTGTTTAACCGATCTTTTGTTTCTTTAGGCCACCAGTTAATTGAAAGACATTGCCCTTTTATCACATGATGATCCCTTTCGGTCAGAGTTTACTACGCAACTTGGTACTATTTCTGCGACTCGGTAGGATCGTCTGCTTTCATAGCAAATTCACTAAAGTTTCTAATTACCAACTTGCTGGGTTTGAGTTCCAGACTGGAAGTACAGTTGAGCACTTGGTCATGGCAACTTGACCTCCTGACACAAGGACCTCTTCTAGAGAATCCATACCCAAACCAACAACTTCATGTGCACTTGCAGCAACTGTACCACCAGGGTCTAGTTTCTAGAATGCATACCACATGAGCAGAAAGGTTCAGCAACTCTTGCCACTATTGGATCTGAAGGTGAATCATCCATCCTCTACCATGAGTCCATAACTGCCAGAGAGGTCATACTTGCCAACTATTGGTCCATGACATAGCTGTGGCCTGTGAAGCTTATCCATGTCCATTTAATCCTACATGTTTTGCCACAACTTGTTACTGTAGATCATCTGCAGTGagctagatcacaacttgaatccAGGGCGTTTTGGAGGCATCCAAGTTGTATAAATCCAGGTCACCAAAAGTCCAAGGATCAGGATCATGAGGGCAGAGGGGCCCAAAGCAGAGCAAGGGAGggaaaggaaaagagagggaaggGAAGGCAGACAGCCACCATATATCTTTTCTGACAAAGAAATGCCCCCACCCACAACACACCAATTTCATTCATTTGTTTATGAAATCTCAAAGTGCAAAAGCACCATGCATCTCTACCACCAGTAGGATAAAGATCTGTGTCCCTGCATGGTTGGTTGGCCCCTCTCTTCTGCCTTTCCATGGCCAGCCTCCCTCTCAAGCCACATATAAAACCCTCCACCACCCTGCCTCCCCCTCAGGCCTCCACACCAGCTTCTTGAGCCCCCTCAGGCCTCTTGTGCATACATTTTCCATTGCAGGAGCTTGACTGCTGTCCAAAGAAATGGACCCCATCAGCATAGAGAAGATCAGGGCCATGAGGAAGTACAGGAGGAACAGgaagcagcagcagctgctgctgctccctGCCCTCGCACCGTACCTGGTGGCCACCTGTGCCGTCCTCTGCCTGCTGCTCACCAGCCCTGCCTGGTTCCCCGGGGTGTGCTCGctcctcgtctccttcctcctcaCCACCCTCCCTGACCTGGCCATCGCCTTCCTGCTCAGCCCCAAGTGCCTCTTCGTCGTCGGCAACCTCATCGTCGCCTTCCTCATCGCCCAGTCTAGGCTAGCTCCGAAGAGCCAGCCCGCTTCCGTTGTGGATGTCAACGACGTCCACGAGGAGTACGTGAAGAGGAGCGTCGCGCCGATGACCGCTAAGGCGACAGCTACCACGGTGGTGTTCACCGATCATGGCGCCTCGGTAGAAGGAGTTTGGGagggagagaaggagaaggaggaggaggaggtggtggagcagGGAGAGGAGGAGCTGGAGAAGAGGGTGGACGACTTCATCGCTAGGGTGAAGAGGCAGAGGAAGCTCGAAGGCAAGAGCTTCTTCGACACCGATCGATAGGCGACCATGCACGATCAACCTTGCTTAACCTCCTTGGAGCTggaagatgcaacatgcaagagaAGATTACGTCCGAATTAAGGATATGTAATGCTTTGTGCTACCATGCTTGCTTAATTATGTCTTGTTATTAATTAGGGTCAGAggtaagaggaagaagaagaggagaaagaagaacCGGTTCCAGTGTCTTCTCTTCTCACGTTGTAGCTGGTTAATTCTGGGTTGTAAGAATGCCCCGGGGATTAGGCAGAGAGGAGGAGAGACAAGGAATGTGTGTGTGATCTTTGGAAAAGTTGAGGAAAAAAGAAGTGATGCCTGTTGTCTTTCAGTTATCTTGCTTTGTGTCTAGCTGGTGGCATGATGCCATGGTTATTGTAGTGCTTAGAGAATCTGATGGTCACAAAGCTGCCGGGATGACACGGGACGCAAAAGCTCAGTGCATGTATGAAGTGATCAAGTGTAAACTAGAGGTTGACACATGCATGAATGTACTTTCAGATCAGCTGCGAAATCGTCCGGTGACCGGTCGCCCTTTCGCAGTAAATAATCAGGAAAATTAGTGATGGAAATAATGGTTCTATTGTCCTACCAGCAAGAATTAAAAGTAAAGTCATGGTTTCATACTTCCATTGATAATATTAGTAGTCACATTATCCTGCCAGCAAGAAGTAAAGGAGGAGACATAAATAAATGGCGCAGTTGTTGATCCAaagattttttttctctttctttactgATAAAATAAGAAGATCACACGCAATGCTGATTGTTCAGCCATCATAATAATAATAGCTATGTTATCCTGCCAGCAAGAACTAAAAGAAGAGGAGACATGAAAAGATGACGCAGGTGTTGATCCAAAGGCTTTCTCTCTTTTCATTTCAAAAATGTCAACAGTAAAATAATAAGATCACACGCAATGCTGAATGTGCAGGCATCATAATGGTGGCAAAAAAGACTACCGACTGCCTGCATATCAGCATATCTGCATATACACATGCAGCTTTTTCTTGAAATTTATCAATGGCGCATTGGCGCACACACGCAAGATCGAAAGATGCAGTGGGTTTTGAGTTAAATAAATACGGAGGGTACTACTCTGAGTGGTGGTTTATCACAAGTGATGGGAACCCAGCCACTTGTAGATGCTGCCGGGGGGCGCTTTTCCGGCTGCTGATTCGGACAGGCGATAGTACTGCACAATATATCGAAAGTGATGTTCTAATCCCGAGCTCacatgagctcgggtgaacagtaaaacagaaaaagttcaaaaaatttgagATCTATTTTGTGtgaaactttgaccaatgttttcaTATCTTGTAAAATTTAATCACCAGATGACATTCGTGTAAAATGTGAAACCTGGCAGTTCGTTCTTGCGAAGATCTGTGTCCCTGCATGGTTGGTTGGCCCCTCTCCTCTGCCTTTCCATGGCCAGCCTCCCCCCTCATTGCGGCCATAGCTTCTTGAGCCTCATCAGGTCTCTTGGGTGTTGTCCATTGCAAGAGCTTGACTACTCAACTGCAGTCCAAGAAATGGACCCCATCAGCATAGAGAAGATCAGGGCCATGAGGAAGTACAGGAGGAACAGGAAGCAGCAGCAGTTGCTCCCTGCCCTCGCACCGTACCTGGTGGCCACCTGTGGCGTCCTCTGCCAGCTGCTCACCAGCCCTGCCTGGTTTTTTTGAGCACCTGCACCCGCCCTGCTGTCCTGATCCTCCAATGTGCTTTAAGATCTATGCCACACAACTAACTTTCTACATgaaattttcttttttttttctcttgcATATAGAACATGTCTTGAAGTCAAACATTTGCAGTACGATAAAGCTTTTTAACTAGAATCTAGGATAGATCTTTCAGAATGTTTGGTCTGAcataaatactaaaaatattttttatttaatCAAACAAAACTTATTTTATACTTCCTccatccaaaataagtgtcttaactttagtactaactttgtactaaagctaatacaaagttaagacacttattttgggacggagggagtatatttatgtttgactaaaaaatctaaaaaatttatcctagattctagttaGAAAGCTTTGTTGTTCTAcaaaggtttgaacttcaagacATGTTCTATATGAGAGAACAGAAAAGAGAAATGTATTACATGAATCGCGATGCGGGGAATGGGTGGCTAGATAAGAAGGGCCTGGGAGCAGGTGCTCTAAAACATGTTTTTGCCTGGTTCCCTAGGCTGTGCTCGCTCCTCGCCTCCTTCCTCCTCAGTCCTCACCACCCTCCCTGACCTAGCCACGGCCTTCCTGCTCAGCCCCAAGTGCCTCTTCGTCTCGGGAACCTCATCGTTGCCTTCCTCATCGCCCAATCTAGGCTAGCTCCGAAGAGCCAGCCCACTTCCATTGTGGATGTCGACAACGTCCACGAGGAGTACGTGAAGAGGAGTGACATACCGATGACCACAAAGATGGCTACTACCACGGTGGCGTTCTCTGGTCATAGTGCGTCGGTTGAAGCAGTTTGGGAGGGAGAGAAGGAGAGGGAAAAGGAGGGGCAGGAGAGGGTGGATGACTTTATTGCTAGGGTGAAGAGGCAGAGGAAGCTCGAAGGCAAGAGCTTCTTCGACACCGATCAATAGGCGACCATGCACGATCAACCTTTGCTTAACCTCCTTGGAGATggaagatgcaacatgcaagagaATAGAAGATTACGTCCGAATTAAGGATATGTAATGCTTTGTGCTACCATACTTGCTTAATTATGTATTGCTATTAATTAGGGTCAGAGGTAAGAGGAAGAAGAACCGGTTCTAGTGTCTTCTCTTCTCACGATGTAGCTCGTTAATTCTGAGGCGTAGCAAATGCCCAGGGATTAGGCAGAGAGGAGGAGAGACAAGGAATGTGTGTGTGATGTTTGGAAAAGTTGAGAGAGAAAAAGAAGTGATGCATGTTGTCTTTCAGTTATCTTGCTTTGTGTCTAGCTGGTGGCATGATGCCATGATTATTGTAGTGTTTAGAGGATCTGATGGTCACAAAGCTGCCGGGATGACACGGGACGCACGCAAAAGCTCAGTGGCATTTATGAAGTGATCAAGTGTAAACTAGAGGTTGACACATGCATGAATGTACTTTCAGATCAGCTGCAGAATCGTCCGGTGACCGTTGAAAACACCGTACCCTTTCCGAGTAAATAATCTGGAAAAAATATAGTGATGGAAATAATAGTTCTATTGTCCTAGAGCAAGAATTAATCCTACCATAAAATATTATATGCGAATTGAAGTACATGAACGAGAACAGGGCAGCCGCCCAATGGTTGGGATCGCAGTGTTGCGGCCAACAACCAGAGTTCGACTTCTGTGTGGAGCCGGTATCTGGAATCCTCAACAGTTTCAACTTCAGGAAAACAAAAGCGAGGCTCGGCGACCCTTTGAACATGTTGGAACAGATCGACTACCAAGACCAATCAGCAAGCCAGCTCTGCCCGAAGCCGCCATCGCTGCCACACAAGAAGCCGCGCAAATCAAACACATTGCCGGATGGGCACCTGCCCAACCGCAATGGTGCGAGCGTCCAGCCTATGCAGCGCACAAACAGGATCCAACGTTTTTCCAGGCGACGCCCCAAAAAGGGAAGCGACGATACCGGCATTGTCGCCCGACCCGGCCGGGCCTTAGTCTTTTGACCGAAGAACTGGATCCAAGGGTCCGCAAAAAAGGGTGGACTCCATGGCGGCGCCTCCAAAGAGGAGGTGAAACAACGTTCACAGACACTGACGCCATTGGCCGGCAAGAGCTTGACGCGCTTTCGCCCAGAGCATCACCCAAACCCACACCCCCACGCACAGCACCTCCGCTAGCCCGCACACCTCCCGCGGAGCCAccgtgccatgaccaactatgaGGCCACCA
Coding sequences within:
- the LOC123080339 gene encoding 50S ribosomal protein L27, chloroplastic, which encodes MAFTLVGAFKGLSLASSSSFLRGDRAALPGSATGGVGVATLPARGLTIQMAHKKGAGSTKNGRDSKGQRLGVKIYGDQLAKPGAIIIRQRGTKVYPGNNVGMGKDHTLFSLIDGLVKFEKYGPDRKKVSVYPYEKQPENPNSYRARKRENFRLQRERLKARAEGTYEPELVLAAADASVEVNADC
- the LOC123075280 gene encoding uncharacterized protein, whose translation is MDPISIEKIRAMRKYRRNRKQQQLLLLPALAPYLVATCAVLCLLLTSPAWFPGVCSLLVSFLLTTLPDLAIAFLLSPKCLFVVGNLIVAFLIAQSRLAPKSQPASVVDVNDVHEEYVKRSVAPMTAKATATTVVFTDHGASVEGVWEGEKEKEEEEVVEQGEEELEKRVDDFIARVKRQRKLEGKSFFDTDR